The Peribacillus sp. FSL P2-0133 genome has a segment encoding these proteins:
- a CDS encoding extracellular solute-binding protein produces the protein MKNKWRYLCTTAFIASLLTGCTNQTTADEKIHIEFFQNKPEAVATFDHLIERFEKLHPNIDIEQNNVPDSETVLRTRLVKEDVPDLLAIGGNATYGDIAEEGLFYDFSKDSAINKVIPDYVNMLNLLGRTNNEDNGIPFATNANMLLYNKDKFKELGLQVPKTWDEIINVSKRIQKQGELPFYFTYKDAWTAMVSFNALAGNLQGDNFIQDRNSNKTTFTEHYKETLEKMLTLLDYGHKDNFGRDYNAGNRAFANGESVMYIQGSWAISSIKAINPNIKLGSFPLPASNDSSQNKLVSGVDTALTMSKDTPHKKEALMFIHFLLEKENSQYYIQEQNSFSAVKNVLQNDEALKELNPYFVQQKITSFPEHYFPASMQAANLVQDFLIKGEVKPFLSKLDDEWNKVKARE, from the coding sequence ATGAAGAATAAGTGGCGTTACCTCTGTACTACAGCATTTATAGCCAGTTTACTTACAGGATGTACTAATCAAACAACAGCTGATGAAAAAATCCATATTGAATTTTTTCAAAATAAGCCGGAAGCTGTAGCGACATTTGATCATTTAATTGAAAGGTTTGAAAAATTACACCCCAATATTGATATTGAACAGAATAACGTTCCTGATTCCGAGACGGTATTACGGACGAGATTGGTGAAAGAAGATGTACCAGACCTTTTAGCGATCGGAGGCAATGCTACGTATGGCGATATTGCAGAAGAAGGATTATTTTATGACTTTTCAAAGGATTCAGCCATCAATAAAGTTATACCAGACTATGTTAATATGCTTAATTTATTAGGTAGAACGAATAATGAGGATAATGGAATTCCCTTTGCGACGAATGCAAATATGCTTTTATATAACAAGGATAAATTTAAAGAGTTAGGGTTACAAGTTCCCAAAACATGGGATGAGATAATTAACGTTTCAAAACGGATTCAAAAACAAGGAGAATTACCTTTTTATTTTACGTATAAAGATGCTTGGACTGCAATGGTCTCATTTAATGCCTTAGCAGGAAACTTGCAAGGTGACAACTTTATCCAGGATCGCAATTCCAATAAAACAACTTTTACAGAGCATTACAAGGAAACTTTAGAAAAAATGCTTACATTGCTCGATTATGGTCATAAGGATAATTTTGGCCGTGACTATAATGCAGGCAATCGGGCGTTTGCTAATGGTGAATCAGTTATGTATATCCAAGGAAGCTGGGCAATCTCATCAATTAAAGCAATTAACCCAAATATAAAACTCGGTTCCTTTCCCTTACCTGCATCCAATGATTCATCTCAAAACAAACTCGTATCAGGTGTAGATACTGCATTAACGATGTCAAAAGATACACCACATAAAAAAGAAGCGTTAATGTTTATTCATTTTTTATTAGAAAAGGAAAATTCACAGTATTACATTCAAGAACAAAACAGTTTTTCTGCAGTTAAAAATGTTTTACAAAATGATGAAGCTTTAAAAGAGTTAAACCCTTATTTTGTACAACAAAAAATCACTAGTTTTCCGGAACACTATTTCCCTGCTAGTATGCAAGCAGCCAATTTAGTACAGGATTTTCTAATTAAAGGAGAAGTCAAACCGTTCCTTTCAAAACTGGATGATGAGTGGAATAAAGTCAAAGCGAGAGAATAA
- a CDS encoding LacI family DNA-binding transcriptional regulator, which produces MSITIKDVAKQANVSVATVSRILNNLPGYSDETQQRVKKVIKELGYQPNAVARGLINRKTKTIGVLVPNVSDLFASEVLAGIEEQAHEFGYSVMICKTNHDGKRTINYLQALYEKRVDGIIIVSEFITLDYYKAIETNNVPVVLVATQSDYPLPFIKVDDYQAAYDATTYLVEKGHSHIGMIAGTKSDIISTIPRVKGFTDALNHVGITVTNEMITYGDFSFKSGIEGMDDLLKSYPKVRAVFCASDEMAVGALSLLYKKGIRVPESISIIGYDNTATAEKAIPPLTTVAQPLYKMGKDSIQLLLDPSLKINQLYPHHIAERDTVHSYSE; this is translated from the coding sequence ATGTCGATTACCATTAAAGATGTAGCAAAGCAAGCAAATGTATCCGTTGCGACTGTTTCTCGTATTTTAAATAATTTGCCTGGCTACTCGGATGAAACACAACAACGAGTAAAAAAGGTAATCAAAGAACTTGGTTATCAACCTAATGCCGTTGCAAGAGGTTTAATTAATCGCAAAACAAAAACGATAGGTGTACTCGTTCCCAATGTATCTGATTTATTTGCAAGTGAGGTTTTAGCCGGAATTGAGGAACAAGCTCATGAGTTTGGTTACAGTGTAATGATATGTAAAACCAATCATGATGGTAAACGAACGATCAACTACTTGCAGGCATTGTATGAAAAACGGGTGGATGGAATTATTATCGTCAGTGAATTTATCACGCTAGATTACTATAAAGCGATTGAAACAAACAATGTACCGGTTGTATTAGTGGCAACACAATCAGACTATCCCCTTCCCTTTATTAAAGTAGATGATTATCAAGCTGCTTACGATGCCACGACCTATTTAGTAGAAAAAGGGCATTCACATATTGGAATGATTGCAGGAACAAAAAGCGATATCATTTCGACAATTCCACGTGTAAAAGGCTTTACAGACGCATTAAATCACGTGGGAATAACAGTGACCAATGAAATGATCACGTATGGAGATTTTTCTTTCAAGAGTGGTATTGAGGGGATGGACGATTTATTGAAAAGTTACCCAAAAGTAAGAGCTGTATTTTGTGCAAGCGATGAAATGGCTGTAGGAGCCTTATCACTTTTATATAAAAAAGGAATCAGAGTACCTGAAAGTATATCCATTATAGGATACGATAATACAGCTACAGCTGAGAAGGCCATTCCCCCACTTACGACGGTAGCGCAGCCCTTATATAAGATGGGTAAAGATTCCATTCAACTTTTATTGGATCCATCTTTAAAAATAAACCAGCTTTATCCTCATCATATTGCTGAACGTGATACAGTTCATTCATATAGCGAATAA
- a CDS encoding ThuA domain-containing protein: protein MVKVTVWNENRHEQKNPVVREVYPEGIHGAIAAFLKESGFDAKTATLDDPEHGLTDAVLEETDVLIWWGHLAHDEVDDVIVKKVKQRVLDGMGLIVLHSGHFSKIFKTLMGTSCDLKWREADEKERLWVTDPSHPITEGISEYIELEREEMYGEHFDIPAPDELVFTSWFEGGEVFRSGCTYKRGNGKVFYFRPGHETYPTYHNKDIQRVIINGVKWAHPVDRKRPIYGNATPLERIAVKN, encoded by the coding sequence ATGGTAAAAGTAACTGTATGGAATGAAAATCGACATGAACAAAAAAATCCAGTTGTAAGAGAAGTCTACCCTGAAGGTATTCATGGTGCTATTGCAGCATTTTTAAAAGAAAGCGGATTTGATGCAAAAACAGCTACATTGGATGATCCCGAACACGGTTTAACAGATGCTGTATTAGAAGAAACAGATGTGCTGATTTGGTGGGGGCATTTAGCTCACGATGAAGTAGACGATGTAATTGTTAAAAAGGTAAAGCAGCGTGTATTAGATGGAATGGGCTTAATCGTATTGCATTCAGGCCATTTCTCCAAAATTTTCAAAACATTAATGGGTACAAGTTGTGATTTAAAATGGCGCGAAGCAGATGAAAAAGAGCGTCTTTGGGTAACAGATCCTAGTCATCCGATTACTGAAGGCATTTCAGAATATATCGAGCTAGAACGCGAAGAAATGTACGGGGAACATTTTGATATCCCGGCTCCAGACGAATTAGTCTTTACGAGTTGGTTCGAAGGTGGGGAAGTTTTCCGCAGTGGTTGCACATATAAACGAGGCAATGGAAAAGTCTTTTATTTTAGACCAGGCCATGAAACGTATCCAACATATCACAATAAAGATATTCAACGTGTCATTATAAATGGCGTGAAATGGGCACACCCAGTTGACAGAAAACGTCCTATATACGGAAATGCAACACCACTGGAACGAATTGCAGTGAAAAATTAA
- a CDS encoding Gfo/Idh/MocA family oxidoreductase, with the protein MKTVKVGIIGCGSIAQLRHLPEYKMNKEVEIVAVCDINEQRAIEVSKQYGAKVYKNYEELLASETVDAVSVCTPNYLHAPISIAALNKGVHVLCEKPMATSKEEAQAMIQAAKESGKKLMIGHNQRFVSSHQKARQLIECGEIGRIYSFRTAFGHGGPEQWSVDGKESWFFKKKEAFIGAMGDLGVHKTDLLRYILGEEIVEVGAFVQTNAKDFANVDDNAVCVLKTESGIIGTLASSWAYVGQEDNSTIIYGEKGILRLEDHPTYSLIVQYATGVVANYELGKIQSNDEGGQDNSHVIEQFVNAIVEDKEPAVSGEEGAKSLSVILAAIESHETKQIVSTFLAIKEPAV; encoded by the coding sequence ATGAAAACAGTAAAAGTAGGGATTATAGGTTGTGGAAGTATCGCTCAACTTCGTCATTTACCAGAATATAAAATGAATAAAGAAGTAGAGATTGTAGCAGTTTGTGATATAAATGAACAGCGCGCCATTGAAGTTTCCAAGCAGTATGGTGCAAAAGTATATAAAAATTATGAAGAATTACTCGCAAGCGAAACGGTAGATGCAGTGAGTGTTTGTACACCAAATTATTTGCATGCGCCTATATCAATCGCAGCTTTAAACAAAGGCGTTCATGTATTGTGTGAAAAACCAATGGCTACGTCAAAAGAAGAAGCTCAGGCTATGATTCAAGCAGCAAAAGAAAGTGGCAAAAAACTTATGATCGGTCACAATCAACGCTTCGTTTCATCCCATCAAAAAGCACGTCAGCTTATTGAATGTGGTGAAATTGGAAGAATATATAGCTTCCGTACCGCATTTGGTCATGGAGGACCTGAGCAATGGAGTGTTGACGGTAAAGAGAGTTGGTTCTTTAAAAAGAAAGAAGCGTTTATTGGAGCCATGGGAGATTTAGGTGTGCATAAAACAGATTTACTTCGTTACATTCTTGGAGAAGAAATCGTTGAAGTAGGTGCATTTGTGCAAACGAACGCTAAAGATTTTGCTAATGTCGATGACAACGCAGTATGTGTGTTAAAAACAGAAAGTGGAATTATTGGAACGCTCGCATCTAGTTGGGCGTACGTGGGTCAAGAAGATAACTCCACGATTATTTACGGTGAGAAAGGAATTCTTCGTTTAGAAGATCATCCAACGTATTCCTTAATCGTTCAATACGCAACAGGTGTGGTTGCAAATTATGAGCTTGGCAAAATTCAATCAAACGATGAGGGCGGCCAAGACAACTCACATGTGATTGAACAATTCGTAAATGCTATCGTAGAGGATAAAGAGCCAGCCGTTTCAGGAGAGGAAGGGGCAAAATCTCTATCTGTTATTCTAGCCGCTATTGAATCTCATGAAACCAAACAAATTGTAAGTACCTTTTTAGCGATAAAAGAGCCAGCAGTTTAA
- a CDS encoding sugar phosphate isomerase/epimerase, with protein sequence MKLGVFTVLFANYSFEDMLDKVQTAGLHTVEIGTGCYPGNHHCPLDELLEDANARESYKKKVADRGLTISAFSCHGNPISPEEGFAKESNETLRKTIKLASLLDVPVVNCFSGTAGDHEGAKYPNWPVTPWPNEYGEILTWQWEQKLIPYWKEVGEYAKENNVKIGLELHGGFLVHTPYTLLKLREQTCDAIGANLDPSHLWWQGIDPVAAIKILAKENAIHHFHAKDTYLDQENINMFGLTDMQPYGEVRSRAWTFRSVGCGHSLKEWSDMMSALRTYGYDYVVSIEHEDAIMSIDEGFERAVTNLQTVLIEESPSQMWWA encoded by the coding sequence GTGAAATTGGGTGTATTTACTGTTCTATTTGCAAACTATTCATTTGAAGACATGCTAGATAAAGTGCAAACAGCTGGGTTACATACCGTGGAAATTGGGACAGGCTGCTATCCAGGAAACCATCATTGCCCGTTAGATGAATTATTAGAAGATGCGAATGCGAGAGAAAGCTATAAAAAGAAAGTAGCGGATCGTGGATTGACGATTAGTGCATTTAGTTGTCACGGAAATCCTATCTCACCAGAAGAAGGGTTTGCAAAAGAATCCAATGAAACCTTACGTAAAACGATTAAGCTGGCCTCTTTACTTGATGTACCTGTTGTCAACTGCTTTTCAGGAACAGCTGGTGATCACGAGGGGGCTAAATACCCAAACTGGCCGGTTACTCCATGGCCAAATGAATATGGTGAGATCTTAACTTGGCAATGGGAACAAAAGCTCATTCCTTATTGGAAAGAGGTAGGAGAGTATGCAAAAGAGAATAACGTGAAAATCGGATTAGAATTGCACGGAGGATTTTTAGTTCATACACCTTATACCTTGTTAAAACTTCGAGAACAAACATGTGATGCAATTGGAGCGAATTTAGATCCAAGTCACTTATGGTGGCAAGGAATTGATCCAGTGGCAGCCATTAAGATTTTAGCCAAAGAAAATGCCATTCATCATTTTCATGCCAAAGATACTTATTTAGATCAAGAAAATATTAATATGTTTGGGTTAACCGATATGCAACCATATGGAGAAGTTCGCTCGCGGGCATGGACGTTCCGTTCAGTTGGTTGTGGACATAGTTTAAAAGAATGGTCAGATATGATGAGTGCATTACGCACATACGGGTATGATTATGTGGTAAGTATCGAGCATGAAGATGCGATCATGTCTATTGATGAGGGATTCGAACGTGCAGTGACAAACTTACAAACGGTTTTAATTGAGGAATCACCTTCACAGATGTGGTGGGCATAA
- the ugpC gene encoding sn-glycerol-3-phosphate ABC transporter ATP-binding protein UgpC translates to MAELSLNHIYKIYDKNVTAVKDFNLQIEDKEFIVFVGPSGCGKSTTLRMIAGLEEISKGDFFIDGKRVNDVAPKDRDIAMVFQNYALYPHMSVYDNMAFGLKLRKFAKEEIDRRVQEAAHILGLEQYLQRKPKALSGGQRQRVALGRAIVRDAKVFLMDEPLSNLDAKLRVQMRSEIAKLHQRLQTTTIYVTHDQTEAMTMATRLVVMKDGIVQQVGAPKEVYDEPANVFVGGFIGSPAMNFFTGTLKEGIFHIGPVRIEVPEGKMKGLREQGYIGEQIILGVRPEDFHDELIFVDASPNTTINIKVEVAELMGAEIMVYSQINDQNFVSRVDARTEVKAGQQMKLAIDMNKVHFFDSKTETRIPLPMKTHKRREAGVL, encoded by the coding sequence ATGGCCGAGTTAAGTTTAAATCATATTTATAAAATCTACGATAAAAACGTAACAGCAGTGAAAGATTTTAACCTTCAGATTGAAGATAAAGAATTTATTGTCTTTGTCGGTCCATCTGGTTGTGGTAAGTCAACTACTCTTCGCATGATTGCAGGACTTGAAGAGATTTCAAAAGGCGATTTTTTTATCGATGGTAAACGTGTCAACGACGTGGCACCAAAAGACCGAGATATTGCAATGGTCTTCCAAAACTATGCTTTATATCCCCATATGAGCGTCTATGACAATATGGCATTCGGTCTGAAATTACGTAAATTCGCGAAAGAGGAAATTGATCGTCGTGTACAAGAGGCTGCCCATATCCTTGGTCTAGAGCAATACTTACAGCGTAAACCAAAGGCCCTTTCGGGTGGGCAACGTCAACGTGTTGCTTTAGGTCGTGCAATCGTTCGTGATGCAAAAGTATTTTTAATGGATGAACCTTTGTCCAATTTGGATGCAAAACTGCGTGTCCAAATGCGTTCTGAAATTGCTAAACTACATCAACGCTTACAAACCACCACAATTTATGTAACACATGATCAAACAGAAGCGATGACCATGGCAACTCGTCTTGTTGTTATGAAAGATGGAATTGTTCAACAAGTGGGTGCACCAAAAGAAGTATATGACGAACCTGCAAATGTATTTGTTGGCGGGTTCATTGGTTCTCCTGCGATGAACTTCTTTACTGGTACCTTAAAAGAGGGTATCTTCCATATCGGACCGGTACGTATTGAGGTGCCAGAGGGAAAAATGAAAGGATTACGTGAGCAAGGATATATAGGTGAACAAATAATTTTAGGTGTACGTCCAGAAGATTTTCATGATGAGCTGATTTTCGTTGATGCCTCACCGAATACAACAATAAATATTAAAGTGGAAGTGGCAGAATTAATGGGTGCTGAAATAATGGTTTATTCACAAATTAATGATCAGAACTTTGTTTCGCGCGTGGATGCTCGTACAGAAGTGAAAGCAGGTCAACAAATGAAATTAGCTATAGACATGAACAAGGTACACTTCTTTGATAGTAAAACGGAGACTCGTATTCCACTTCCTATGAAAACACATAAAAGAAGAGAAGCTGGTGTCTTATAA
- a CDS encoding ROK family glucokinase, producing the protein MDEKWLVGADIGGTTIKMAFINQNGEIIYKWEIPTNINEKGKNIPKEMAKSIDQTLSELGQEKQKLIGIGAGAPGPVNLGNGSIDVAVNLGWNNFPLKDLLEMGTSLQVIVENDANAAAIGEMWKGAGQGSKDLLCITLGTGVGGGIISNGQIVHGINGAGGEIGHITSLVEDGAPCNCGKTGCIETIASATGIVRLAIEELSFTETPSRLRDFYNEHQILSSELVFEVANEGDELANRVIGKVTLYLGLALAHLANGLNPEKIIIGGGVSKAGDALLVPLKEQFTRFAFPRVLQGVELANATLGNDAGIMGGAWLVKKRLLNRNGNTPLYL; encoded by the coding sequence ATGGATGAAAAATGGTTAGTGGGTGCAGATATAGGCGGTACAACTATTAAAATGGCATTTATCAATCAAAATGGTGAGATTATATATAAATGGGAAATTCCTACCAATATAAATGAAAAAGGGAAAAATATTCCTAAGGAGATGGCTAAATCAATAGATCAAACATTAAGTGAGTTGGGGCAAGAAAAACAGAAGTTAATTGGTATTGGGGCTGGAGCACCCGGTCCTGTTAACTTGGGGAATGGTTCTATTGATGTCGCAGTTAACTTAGGGTGGAATAACTTTCCTTTGAAGGATCTTCTTGAAATGGGAACATCTTTGCAAGTCATAGTTGAAAATGACGCAAATGCAGCAGCCATTGGGGAGATGTGGAAAGGTGCTGGACAAGGGTCAAAAGATTTATTATGTATCACCTTGGGAACGGGCGTTGGTGGTGGAATTATTTCCAATGGGCAAATTGTACATGGAATAAATGGGGCAGGTGGCGAAATAGGGCATATTACCTCTCTCGTAGAGGATGGGGCACCTTGTAATTGTGGGAAAACGGGATGTATTGAAACCATAGCATCTGCCACAGGTATTGTTCGTTTAGCGATTGAAGAATTATCTTTTACCGAGACACCAAGTAGACTGAGGGATTTTTACAATGAACATCAAATATTATCATCTGAGCTAGTATTTGAAGTAGCGAATGAGGGTGATGAATTAGCTAATAGAGTGATTGGGAAAGTTACCCTTTATTTAGGATTAGCATTAGCTCATCTTGCGAATGGTTTAAATCCTGAGAAAATTATCATTGGTGGAGGAGTTTCCAAAGCAGGGGATGCACTGTTAGTACCTTTAAAAGAGCAATTTACTCGTTTTGCTTTTCCAAGAGTATTGCAAGGAGTGGAGTTAGCCAATGCCACGTTAGGAAATGATGCAGGAATTATGGGAGGCGCTTGGTTGGTGAAAAAAAGATTACTAAACAGGAATGGAAATACACCTTTATATTTGTGA
- a CDS encoding DHA2 family efflux MFS transporter permease subunit — protein MSSTNSKQTTIVALLLAGTFIAILNQTLMITAIPPVMEEMNITANSAQWLTTVFMLVNGIMIPVSAFLLERFTTRQLFLSAMGIFAIGTLVAGLAPNFGMLLLGRMIQSSGAGIMLPLMQTVFLMIFPVHKRGAAMGLVGLVISFAPAIGPALSGWVTETYSWRVLFFIILPIAIIDIIVAFFALKNVTEVTRPKVDVLSIVLSSVGFGGLLYGFTAAGNYGWTDESTIISLGIGTISLVWFIKRQLRLKHPMLEFRVFTYSLFPIAIIIGAITFMGLIGAETLIPLFMQNMRGFTAFEAGLAILPGALITGLMSPFIGRIFDRIGARWLVIGGLLLITASSFTFMDVGPSTSFTFIMVMYSIRMFGLAMVMMPVSTAALNQLPKRLIAHGAAMDNTMKMIAASVGTAILVTVMTSATENAQQRPEIVHPDMYGAQISFIVIAVLSLISFLISFKIKDQKSAGKEFGEKK, from the coding sequence TTGAGTTCAACAAATAGTAAACAGACAACAATTGTTGCCCTTTTGCTAGCGGGTACATTTATTGCGATCTTGAATCAAACATTAATGATTACCGCGATTCCTCCTGTAATGGAAGAAATGAATATTACGGCAAATAGTGCACAGTGGCTAACTACCGTTTTTATGCTGGTTAATGGGATCATGATCCCTGTTAGCGCGTTTTTACTGGAGCGCTTTACCACCAGACAGCTCTTCCTTTCAGCCATGGGGATTTTTGCTATTGGTACATTGGTAGCGGGGCTAGCTCCTAATTTTGGAATGCTGCTGCTAGGAAGGATGATTCAGTCGAGCGGAGCCGGAATTATGCTCCCGTTAATGCAAACAGTCTTTCTAATGATTTTCCCTGTTCATAAACGGGGTGCAGCAATGGGACTGGTCGGGTTGGTCATTTCCTTCGCGCCGGCTATTGGACCAGCTTTATCTGGCTGGGTTACGGAGACCTACTCATGGAGGGTGTTATTCTTTATCATTCTTCCAATTGCTATTATTGATATCATAGTTGCGTTCTTCGCTTTAAAAAATGTAACAGAAGTTACACGGCCAAAAGTGGATGTGCTTTCGATTGTTTTATCTTCCGTAGGTTTCGGTGGATTATTGTATGGATTTACAGCTGCAGGTAATTATGGCTGGACAGACGAGAGTACCATCATATCCCTAGGCATTGGAACAATTTCACTTGTTTGGTTTATCAAAAGGCAATTGCGATTGAAGCATCCAATGCTGGAGTTCCGTGTGTTCACGTATTCATTATTCCCGATTGCCATTATTATTGGAGCCATTACCTTTATGGGTCTGATAGGTGCCGAAACGCTGATCCCGCTATTTATGCAAAACATGCGAGGATTTACTGCGTTTGAAGCTGGATTAGCGATACTCCCTGGAGCACTTATTACCGGGTTAATGTCCCCGTTCATTGGACGTATTTTTGACCGGATTGGGGCCAGGTGGTTGGTTATTGGCGGATTACTCCTCATAACCGCTTCCTCCTTTACTTTTATGGATGTTGGTCCTTCGACAAGTTTTACATTTATAATGGTAATGTACAGTATTCGGATGTTCGGATTAGCCATGGTTATGATGCCTGTTTCAACGGCCGCCTTAAACCAGCTGCCTAAACGGTTAATCGCCCATGGTGCAGCAATGGATAATACGATGAAAATGATTGCCGCATCTGTAGGTACTGCAATACTTGTTACTGTAATGACATCAGCTACCGAAAATGCTCAGCAGCGTCCTGAGATAGTCCATCCTGATATGTATGGCGCGCAAATCTCATTTATTGTCATCGCTGTACTTTCGTTAATTAGCTTCCTCATTTCTTTTAAAATAAAGGATCAAAAATCAGCAGGAAAAGAGTTCGGAGAGAAGAAATAA
- the ftsZ gene encoding cell division protein FtsZ, which produces MEFVTSVNSLVNIKVIGIGGGGNNAVNRMIEHGVKGVEFIAVNTDAQALNLSKAEIKIQIGAKLTRGLGSGANPEVGKKAVNESKEQIQEALKGTDMVFVTAGMGGGIGTGAAPAIAQLARELDILTIGVVTLPFAFEGHKRATQAAGGIASMKKAVDTLIVIPNDRLLEILHKNTPMLEAFREADNVLRQSIQGISDLIAVPGLINIDFADVKTIMSNKGSALIGIGRATGKHRAVEAAKKAISSPLLNTSINGAQGVLMKLTGANISLFEVQEAANIVTSEADSELNMIFGSVINENLKDEIIVIIIATGLNDQEVPSLKMSARPSIAEMEKPLSLEF; this is translated from the coding sequence ATGGAGTTTGTTACAAGTGTAAACTCATTAGTCAACATTAAAGTAATTGGTATTGGGGGCGGAGGAAATAACGCCGTTAACCGTATGATCGAGCATGGAGTTAAAGGAGTAGAATTTATTGCTGTTAATACAGATGCACAAGCTCTTAATTTATCAAAAGCAGAGATCAAAATACAAATCGGTGCAAAATTGACAAGAGGTTTAGGATCAGGGGCAAATCCAGAAGTAGGTAAAAAAGCAGTTAATGAAAGCAAAGAGCAGATCCAAGAAGCATTAAAAGGTACAGACATGGTATTCGTTACAGCCGGAATGGGCGGAGGTATAGGAACGGGTGCTGCCCCTGCTATTGCTCAACTTGCCCGTGAGCTTGACATACTAACCATTGGCGTTGTAACACTTCCGTTTGCGTTTGAGGGCCATAAGCGTGCAACACAAGCAGCAGGCGGAATCGCCTCAATGAAGAAAGCAGTGGACACATTAATTGTTATTCCAAACGATCGCTTATTGGAGATTTTACATAAAAATACACCCATGCTTGAAGCATTTCGTGAAGCGGATAATGTTCTTCGCCAAAGTATCCAAGGTATATCGGATTTAATTGCTGTACCAGGTTTAATCAATATTGATTTTGCTGACGTGAAAACAATAATGTCCAATAAAGGGTCTGCTTTAATAGGCATTGGCAGAGCAACAGGTAAACATCGCGCTGTGGAAGCTGCAAAGAAAGCCATTTCCAGTCCGTTACTTAACACTTCCATCAACGGAGCACAAGGTGTGTTAATGAAACTCACGGGCGCCAATATAAGTTTATTTGAAGTACAAGAGGCAGCAAATATTGTTACTTCTGAGGCAGACTCCGAGTTAAATATGATTTTCGGTTCTGTTATTAATGAAAACTTAAAAGATGAAATTATAGTAATTATCATTGCTACTGGCTTGAATGATCAGGAGGTTCCATCATTAAAAATGTCTGCCCGCCCTTCAATAGCCGAAATGGAAAAACCACTGTCACTAGAGTTCTGA
- a CDS encoding purine/pyrimidine permease → MIPSSISDSSMIKVPEIFAWGFPDWNAGIILTAIIFTFILISNTIAAVNAMSVVIPNEAVTPSKLNRGTWAGGISHILSSAFSTLGVVPLPVSAGFVHITKQFKVLPFLIACALLSIVSFFPAVVQSLAGLPVYVASAALMATIIQMVGISMRNIVKDTLDQRRLTILGVTLLIGIGLCHYQMAHSVVFLCCSNIFLVMDC, encoded by the coding sequence TTGATACCATCTAGCATCTCGGATTCTTCGATGATAAAAGTCCCTGAGATCTTTGCGTGGGGATTCCCAGACTGGAACGCAGGAATTATTTTAACAGCAATAATATTTACGTTTATTTTGATTTCAAATACCATCGCTGCAGTAAATGCAATGAGTGTTGTGATTCCGAATGAGGCAGTTACTCCATCAAAGTTAAACCGAGGAACATGGGCTGGTGGGATTTCTCACATTCTTTCTTCGGCCTTTTCAACACTAGGGGTTGTTCCATTACCTGTTTCAGCTGGATTTGTACATATAACAAAACAATTCAAGGTGCTCCCTTTTCTAATAGCTTGCGCATTGTTATCAATTGTTTCGTTTTTTCCCGCTGTTGTCCAGTCATTAGCGGGTTTACCTGTTTACGTAGCGAGTGCTGCTTTAATGGCAACGATTATTCAAATGGTTGGGATTTCCATGCGAAATATAGTAAAAGATACGTTAGACCAAAGAAGATTAACAATTTTAGGTGTTACATTGCTAATAGGGATAGGCTTATGTCATTACCAGATGGCTCATTCAGTGGTCTTCCTGTGTTGCTCCAATATATTCTTGGTAATGGACTGTTAG